Sequence from the bacterium genome:
AAACAAAAAAATATGAGATAAAAAATGGAGCACTCTATTAATCATCTTTATCATTTCGACTTGCGGCGGACGTACTGTCTGCTTTCTTATCATCAGTATTTTCATCATCATCAACAGGCACTTTTGCGTAAGAAAGGAATCTTACAAAAACGAATGCGAACATGCCGACAAAAAACAATACCCCCATGATAAATTTATTAGACTTGTTAAACGCGGCAAACAAAAAAGCCATCGAAGCAAAGAACAAACAGATTACATAAAGTACGATTACGGTTTTCTGATGGCTATATCCGTAAGAAAGTAATACGTGGTGGATGTGTTCTCTATCCGCTGTAAAAATATTTCTCTTTGCTTTGGCACGCCGTACAATAGCAAGCGCAGTATCTAAAACAGGGTATCCTAAAGCTATAAAAGGAACTAAAATAGCGAAGCTCACGGCAGATTTCTGCGAACTGATCAGCCCTAGTGCTGCAAGGACGAGGCCTATGAACATGCTGCCCGAATCGCCCATAAAAATTTTCGCAGGATAAAAATTATGCCTCAGGAAACCTAAAATACTTCCGGTTAGTCCAAAGCTTAATAATGCAACATAGGATTTGTCCAGATATAGCCCGATTAGAAATATCGTCATAGCCACGATCAGTGACACGCCCGAAGCAAGTCCGTCTAATCCGTCAACAAGATTAATGGCATTGATTACGCCGATTACCCAAAGAATAGTTAACGGATAACTAAATGCTCCTAGTTCAAAAGCTCCGCCGAATGGGTTCGATATGGCTTCAATATTGAAACCAAAAATAATAAGTATGACTGCGGAAAAAACCTGCGCGGCCAATTTGATCCAGGGGCGTATATTATAGATGTCAT
This genomic interval carries:
- a CDS encoding undecaprenyl/decaprenyl-phosphate alpha-N-acetylglucosaminyl 1-phosphate transferase, coding for MIAYIFVFISGLGISFFLTPYIKDRLIERGFLDKPDARKVHTRAIPRLGGIAIYVGFCISLIIAYFGYPRFFEEKEMNILGLLVASTFIVIVGAVDDIYNIRPWIKLAAQVFSAVILIIFGFNIEAISNPFGGAFELGAFSYPLTILWVIGVINAINLVDGLDGLASGVSLIVAMTIFLIGLYLDKSYVALLSFGLTGSILGFLRHNFYPAKIFMGDSGSMFIGLVLAALGLISSQKSAVSFAILVPFIALGYPVLDTALAIVRRAKAKRNIFTADREHIHHVLLSYGYSHQKTVIVLYVICLFFASMAFLFAAFNKSNKFIMGVLFFVGMFAFVFVRFLSYAKVPVDDDENTDDKKADSTSAASRNDKDD